The Thermobifida halotolerans sequence TACCACTCCTCCGCCTGGCCGTCGGACGCCTTGACGCGGGTCCATGCGGGACCGCCGAAGATCGACTGCCAGTTGTTCGGCGGCAGTTCGCCGTCCTCTCCCCGCCCCGGGCGGAAGACGTACCGGTCGCGTTCGGGGCTGCCCGGCCCGGCCGCCAGCGCCTCGCGGAACCAGGCGTGCGCCGAGGAGGTGTGGTTGGGGACGATGTCGATGATGACCCGGATACCCAGGTCGTGGGCCGTGGCCAGCAGGGCGTCGAAGTCGGCGAGGGTGCCGAACCGGGGGTCGACGTCGCGGTAGTCGGCCACGTCGTAGCCGCCGTCGGCCAGCGGTGAGACGTAGAAGGGGGTGAGCCAGACGGCGTCCACGCCGAGGGAGGCCAGCGCGGGCAGGCGCTCGCGGATGCCGTTCAGGTCACCCTCGCCGTCGCCGTTGGAGTCGGCGAAGCTGCGGACGTAGACCTGGTAGATGACCGCGTCACGCCACCAGCGGGTGTGCGCGGTCGGCGCCGTGATGTGGGCGTCAGGGGTCTGCTGCATGGTGCGTCTCCGTAACACGGACAGGAAAGACGGCTGCAATTACTTGCGCAAGGTTACCGACTTCTTGCAGCCGTGGAAGGGGTTTTTCGATTAGAGTGCTGGCATGGGTCCACCACGATTGGCCGACATCGCCCGCCAGGCGGGCGTGAGCGAGGCGACGGTTTCCCGGGTGCTCAACGACAAGCCGGGGGTCGGCCCGGCCACGCGCAAGGCCGTGCTGACCGCGCTCGACGTGCTCGGCTACGAGCGTCCGGCCCGCCTGCGACAGCGCTCGGCGGGACTGGTCGGGATGGTCGTCCCCGAACTGGAGAACCCGATATTCCCGATGTTCGCCCAGGCGGCCGAGGGAGTGCTGGCCCAACACGGCTACACGCCGGTGCTGTGCACCCAGACCCCCGGCGGGATCGCCGAGGACGAGTACGTGGAGATGCTGCTGGAGCGCAACGTCTCGGGCATCATCTTCGTGTCCGGCCTCCACGCCGACACCACCGCCGACCACGACCGCTACCGCGCGCTGCTGGCCCGGCGCCTGCCCATCGTGCTGGTCAACGGCTACGTCGAAGGGCTTCCCGCCTCGTTCGTCTCCCCCGACGACCGGGCCGCGGCCCGACTCGCGGTCAACCACCTGGCGGCCCTGGGCCACACCAGCATCGGGTTCGCCAGCGGCCCGTACCGCTACGTCCCCGTGCAACGCAAGATGGCGGGCTTCCGGGCCGCGCTCGTCGAGAACGGCCTGGAGTACCGCGACGACCTCGTGGAACTCTCCCTGTTCGGGGTCGAGGGCGGCCACGCGGCGGCCAGTCGGCTGCTGGACCGCGGCGTCACCGCCATCGTGTGCGGCTCCGACCTCATGGCGCTGGGCGCGGTCCGCGCGGCCCGCCAGCGGGGGCTGTCGGTGCCGGGAGGGCTGTCGGTGGTCGGCTACGACGACTCCCAGCTCATCGCGTTCACCGACCCGCCGCTGACCACCGTGCGCCAGCCGGTCCAGGCGATGGCGCTGGCCGCGGTCCGGGCGCTGTGCGACGAGATCGCCGGGCACTCCCCGGCGCGCACCGAGTACGTGTTCGACCCCGAGCTCGTCGTCCGCGGCTCCACCGGCGTACACCGGGCAGCCCTCGACGAAAGGGTCAGCCCGGGCGGAGGGTAGCGTGCTGCCCATGCACACCGGAACCGTCCTGTCGGTCAACGTCGGCCTGCCCGTGCCCGCCGAGTGGGCGGGCAGACTCAGACGCACCGCCATCGACAAGCGCCCCGTCACCGGCCGCCGCCGCGTCCACCCCCTGGGCCTGGACGGGGACGGCCAGGCGGACACGGCCAACCACGGCGGTCGCGACCAGGCCGTCTACGCCTACGCCCGGGAGGAGCTCGACCTGTGGCAGGAGCGACTGGGCCGACCGCTGCGCGACGGGATGTTCGGTGAGAACCTCACCACACGCGGAGTCGAGGTCAGCCGCGCGCTGATCGGGGAGCGGTGGCGGGTCGGCACCGCGCTGCTGGAGGTGACGCTGCCGCGCGTCCCGTGCGGCACCTTCCAGAACTGGCTGGGGGAGCGCGGCTGGGTCAGGCGCTTCACGGAGGAGGCGCGCACCGGCGCCTACCTGCGGG is a genomic window containing:
- a CDS encoding MOSC domain-containing protein, which encodes MHTGTVLSVNVGLPVPAEWAGRLRRTAIDKRPVTGRRRVHPLGLDGDGQADTANHGGRDQAVYAYAREELDLWQERLGRPLRDGMFGENLTTRGVEVSRALIGERWRVGTALLEVTLPRVPCGTFQNWLGERGWVRRFTEEARTGAYLRVVEEGDLAAGDRVVVEHRPDHGIDLASAFRARRERDVALLRRVVELPGSAAEWRERLAATEVQLGDASK
- a CDS encoding LacI family DNA-binding transcriptional regulator, whose protein sequence is MGPPRLADIARQAGVSEATVSRVLNDKPGVGPATRKAVLTALDVLGYERPARLRQRSAGLVGMVVPELENPIFPMFAQAAEGVLAQHGYTPVLCTQTPGGIAEDEYVEMLLERNVSGIIFVSGLHADTTADHDRYRALLARRLPIVLVNGYVEGLPASFVSPDDRAAARLAVNHLAALGHTSIGFASGPYRYVPVQRKMAGFRAALVENGLEYRDDLVELSLFGVEGGHAAASRLLDRGVTAIVCGSDLMALGAVRAARQRGLSVPGGLSVVGYDDSQLIAFTDPPLTTVRQPVQAMALAAVRALCDEIAGHSPARTEYVFDPELVVRGSTGVHRAALDERVSPGGG